TAAAATATAGTATAATCAATCTCAAAAGGTTCAACACATACAGCAAAAAACTATAAGAAATTACACCTGTACAGGTATTCTTGTCCTATGTATTAGGTAAAATATTTGCATGATACATTTACTATTTGTTTATGCTTTATAACATATGCGGAAGATAAACATAATTTCAATATATATTTGTACCTTTACACTGCCTgcatttgtgtttgtgtttcagaTCCTGGACTGGTTTGTGCAGATTTGCTTGGCCCTGAAACATGTGCATGACAGGAGTATTGTACACAGAGACATAAAGCCTCAGGTAGACATGACGTGTATTTTACCATTCAGATGATGTTAGAACCTTTTGTAGTTTGAGAACTGTTTTaagcaaaataaaaatgctttaacCACAATATCATtggtattattatttatttacatacatGTATTAGTGTCTCTTTTTGACCGAAGAAGAAACCATCAAGCTGGGAGACTTtggagtttcaaaaatcctaAGCAGGTAGTGTATTCAAAATTGCTTATGTGATTAGGGCACCTTAGTAGAGTAAAGCAAATTGGTAACATTCTGCTGAGGCCAGGAAGAAAAATAATCAAAACCTTTTTCCCCATTGGGAAAATGCCTGGATGGAAAAACCATGTCTGCCTCACACTGAAATAACGGTAGtgtggtggcacagtggttagcactgttgcctcatacctctgggaccagggctccatggatgggttggtgccccatgctgggttgttccctgccttgtgcccgtagcctccaggataggctctggacccccgtgaccctgaataggataagcggttacagaaaatgcaaAGATAACATTGAAGTATTCACTTCATTCACCTGTCTATTTGGAACGATCATTATTCAATGCAGGGTCTCTGTGACTCTGGAGATTTTCCCAGGAGGTATGTGTCACAAGGCGGACTATGGATGGGATGATATTAACATGTAGCTAGTGCAaacattttaaaagtaaaaCTTTTAATCTCAAGGCAAGGTAATTTGCTGTATAATTTGGCCAACACAGCAGTACTTGTTACTCAAATAACAGTGTGAATTGTACCAAGTTGTAGTGatatgttattattttattccaGGAAAGATGAATATGCAAAAACCAAGTTAGGAATGCCTATTTATATCGCTCCGGAGGTATGGAAAGACAAATGTTTTGACAACAAAAGGTATTGTATCTATAATTTTTATGTACTACAGTAGTGTGATATATagctatatacatatatattaatgCTGGGCAGTATgaccaaaatgttttattatgGTATTTCTTAGGATTCTGGCATTTCCACGCACTTTTTTATCAGTGATAAAAATATCacggtatttttatttatttatttatttatttatttaaatttaagttCACTCTTATCGTGGCAGCAAGCGTTTACAtcagtaaaatacatttatgaattttttaaaaaggtgtgttataaaaataatttacatttaacttGATAATATAATTGACATATTTTATTAGAATATTACTGTATATTCAGCTCTATAGTGACATATTTTATGGATTGTAACCATGTTCTTAGCTCGATATGAATTGTTTCACTGACATgttttattagcgtattaatgtatatttagcTAGATAGTTACATATTTTATTGATTATAACTATTTTAGCTTGATAACATCCAGTTTGTTTAACTGGCATGATTTTAAGAATTACTACCATGATAAACCGATAATGTTACAGATTTTGCTTGATTGATATGGATTTAATTACagattaattaaattataaataatCCAAATTTTAGGCAGTAGTTCAAAACACTATAATGCTGAACATTTATATATGGAGAATTGTTGAGTTACAAAGTTATAACTTTTAGCAAGTTGGGTTCCCACAGTTAACATAGGTCCCCGGTCAATACACTCTGCACAGCGATCCATAGCACTTAAAGTAGCGAACAATATTATATAATTTGCTGCCTATTGAAGAATTACAGCTATTGTTTCAGCTATGCTACGACATGGCGGTATATGAAAAACTGAAACTGTACAGGGAACTAAAACCAGCATACCGGATGAAGCGGTATAACGCCCagcactaatatatatatatgtgtgctgTATGTTTCCCAGAGTCGTGTATGTTGAATAAACCTTTTTCcacaatatttatatttaaattgtttttttgcctttaccaaataaaaaaaattccctGTTAATATAAGTTCTTGGGAGTTGATTCATCATATAACACCAAGCAAGGAATTTAACCAACCCTAATGCAGTGTTTTTGACATCATAAATATTTGCTGGTCTAAATTTCACACAACTGGAAAGTCATACTGCGACCTTAGATATCTAGTTAACGCTGCGAGTTAACGctgacattaaaaacattaagaTACTTTATCTTGGCAACTTACGAGGTCATGATctgcaaaattgttttgctcGAAACACATTGACAATTAATGATAATGGCTTACAATTTTACATATATCACTAAAATAAACTATTGTTATACACTTTCTTTGCAGAAATAGTAAAGTAGTTAACCAACAAAAAAGGGTCTGTCACTGACAGTCGCATATTGCACTGACTAAACTTATCTTTGTCATCATCAGTGATATCTGGGCTTTGGGCTGTGTGCTGTATGAACTCTGCACACTTGAATTTGCTGTGAGTATTACATATTATTTTGTGATACTATCAGCTTAAAATTAATTTGGTAAGTCAAATAGCAATAAAACCTCCATGTTGCCAGTTGTGTTACTGAAATGCATACTAGATATCTTAAATCTTCCATTTCGTTATAGTTTTCACTACAGGAAAATCTGCTCTTCCTGTTTGAGTTATGGAACAGTCCCACTCCACATCTTTCTGAGAAGTTCTCAGCTGAGCTGCGCCATCTGGTGGATGAACTCCTTCATAAGGACCCGGCACGCAGACCCACCATTGACGGGATACTAAAGAAAGCATTCTTAGTCGATAGGATACCCAAACAGCTCTTACTAATGGTGAATTTATCTCAATATAGTCAAAGTAAAAATTTTGTGAACCCCTTGGAATTTACTATATTCATGTGTAATTCCCATATAAAACATGGTCATATCTCCATGTAAGTCACACTAATGAACTAACACAGCCTCTTAAAACTAAAGACACACATATTTTCAGAGAATTTTTGATCATATTGGATAATTCATTCAAAATGTGAAACTTAAGGTTGGTAAACGTAAGTGAACCCTAAGCTAATGACTTTTTAAAAAGCTCATTGCAGTCAGAATTTTGCAAACCTGGAGTCCATTTAATGAAAAGAGGTCAGAGGTGTGGCCTAGAATTACGTTGATTGatgaaaaacactgaaaagtTTGAGTTTGAGCTTCTGAAAAGAAGCGTATCCAGATCGGAATCATGCCTCACACAACAGAGCTACGATCAAAAATGATTCATTTACATAAGGCTGGAAAGGGTTACAAAGCCATCTCAGATATTTTAGATATTCATCAGTCTACTGTTAGGCAAGTTGTCTATAAATGGAGACAGTTCGGTATTATGGCTACTCTGCCTAGAAGTGGGTTCCCCACCAAGACGTCCCCAAGAGCTCAATGCAAAGTCATCAATGAGGTAAAGAAGAACCCTAGAGTGACAGCGAAAGACATGAGGAAGTCATTAGAACTGGTTAACGTCTCTGTTCATGATTCAACAATACGCAACAGAACGAACAAGAAAGGAGTCCATGGCAGGACACCAAGAAGGAAGCCACTGCTGTCAAAGAGAACATTGCTACATACCTGAAGTTTGCAATAGAGCACTTGGACACTCCACAATGGTCCTGGGAAAATGTTTTCTGGAGAGATGAAACCAAAATTGAACTATTTGGGAGGAACAAGCAGATATTCATTTGGTGTAAAAAGGGCACCTGCATATAAACATCAAAACATCCCTACAGTAAAGTATGATAAAGGGAACATCGTGATTTGGGCCTGCTTTGCTATATCAGGGCCTGGACAGCTTgccatcattgaggggaaatgAATTCATAAGTTTATCAATAAATTATCCAGGATAATGTGAAGGTGTCTGGCCCTGAACTGAAGCTCAGAAAAGGCTGTGTGATggaacaggacaatgaccccaaaTATCGCGGCAAATTCACAACACAATGGTTTCAGAAGAACGAAATCCACCTTTGGAGTTGCCCAGTCAGAGCCCAGATCTCAGTGCTATTGAGAtgctgtggaatgacttgcagaGAGCCATACACAGAAGATAACCAAAGAAATTGGAAGAGTTAAGTCCATTCTGCAGGGAAGAATGGGCTAATATTCCCCCTGCATGATGTGCAGGTCTGACCTGCAGTTACAGGAAGTGCCTGGTTGTGGTCATTGCTGCCAAAGGAGGGTCAAGCAGTTATTAAATCCAAAGGTTCACTTACTTTTTCCACTAGCACTGTGAACATTGAATATGTTTGTATAATAAAGACATGAAAGAGTAGAATTTTTTGTGTATTATTGGCGTAAGCTCATTGTGTATATCAGCACCTGTGACTTATATGAAGATCAGATCACTCTTCATGACCAATTCATGCAGAAAACCAGATAAGTCCAAagggttcacatactttttactTTCACTGTTATTGATACTGTTATTAAATGAGTATATTTAATGTTACTGCACAACTATTATACTCTGCAGTTTTAGTGGAGATATTTTTAGGCAAATAAAAAGCCTAAAAATAAGTGTGGCACATTGTGAATGaactaaaaaaatctatttgctAGAATTTTACACTGTTGTTTACATGATCTCTGTTTTCTGTAGTGATTTTAATTTTATACTCAAACAGAAGAAAAAAGTTAATATTTACCATTACATTTATGCTGCAGAtattacacaaatatatttgTTACTTTTTGCGTTGTTAAGGAAGAAGTCTTAATGGTTCCTGGACCTATTTCACTAGAGGATCCAGGTAAACTTTGTGAAGCTTATATCCTGAAATTCATTagtattttttgcatttttatatctGCTTTTGAAGAATTATATTCATAACCAATAAGTCATTCGTAACAGACTATGTTTGTTCTTCAGGTAATCGTGACTTGAAAAACTGGAAAGTGCCCAGTGATCGTGACGAGGATAAGCGGTCaaaagatggacagatggataatCATGAAATTCCCTTCGACAGGTAAACATGACGATAAGTTACTTCACTGTTTTGGTTCAatgtttttttgtacttttttaaCAGAAGAAGTCAGGTATATAGCGTGCAAATTGAGATTAAActcattattttaaatgctctaGGCTTCAAATTCATGCTATATAATTTACTATGGATTTTTAAAACCCTGCACTGATATTGATCTTTTTAATTTTGCCAGAAATCTGAGTAATATGATGTTTCAACTCAACCAAGATATTGAAGCATTTAAAAATCTCTATGACCGAGATGCTGGTGATATCCAGAATCTAGTGAAGAAGCTGGAGACGACTGCAGATGGTCTGGAACGCGTCCACTTCCGTACCACCGTAGGGAGCCTGACGGGGGGGGTGGTAGGTGCTGCAGGGGGGGTCACCTCCTTAGTTGGGCTCATTCTGGCACCCTTCACTCTGGGAGCCTCTCTGATTGTCACTGGTGTGGGGATTGGTGTTGCTGTAGCTGGAGGGGTAACTAGCGCCGTCTCTAACGTCACCAACATGGTGAACCAGTCAATGGACCGTAAGACTATTGAGGAAACCATCAGTGAATACCGGGACAAGATGGAACCCATCCTAATGAGTGTGGAAGACATCATCACAGGCATTCATACCGTAAAGGAGCATGAGAGCTACACAAATGTTGCTAATATGGCACAGGCTGCATTTAGAGCAGGGAGGGGCCTGGGTGGCATTGCTGAGCTTGTCCGTCTGACGCAGGTGATTAACGTCGGTAAGGTGGCTGCTCAAGCAGCCAGAGCTGTACGGGTGGCAGAGGCCTTCACAGGGGTgctgtctgctctcttcattgcCCTCGATGTCTATTTCATTGTTAAGGATGCCAAAGAGATCCACAACATAAGACAAGGATCTCAACAGCAAGATGAAATAAAATCAGCCACAATGAAGCTTGTAGCTAATATCAGGGAGAtggtttctcaatttatggagaAGCTGGGTGAGCTGGAATGCATACGGGCAGAATTCAAGGTCTTGGAGATTTGATCTCGGGATAtattttttacatgtatattttcaaaAGGATAGCCATAATCCAGTTTGATAttgcattattttctgtaaatcaTGTAAAACAATGTCATATAAAGTATATTTTACTAATAAAGTAACTAGTCAGAAATTTCCTATTGTACTCTGTAAATACATTTCATTCTGGTAATCTACCTATGCCATTTTATTAAATGATTTGTGTGGCCAGTGTATGGTATTTGTGTGTGAATATACCTTTTCAGATAGTTAAAATTTCACAACTGTTAAGGTAGTCGATACACTCATTCCCGTTTTCTGCATATGGCCTCAAATTGTCCATTCAATTATCCAGTAAAATGaagtaaaagggaaaaaaaacagggtcTACAATCTATTACTCTTACAAAAAGCAACCCATCCTTTTAAATTCACTCACTACAAATTTTTTATGTACATGTAGCATTTTGCACGTTGCTGTAGATCACAATTAGGAAAATTGAGTCAGAAGAGAAGTAAGGAGCACGTACTGAGTACAGTGCATTGGCACCAgacgacaaaccacctcagagaTGAGCCATGTGGCGATACCTCAGCCCCACACTGGTCTGAATGGTCCAAATCTTGGGGGAGTTTATTTGTTCATAAGAAATAGCTCTAAAGCGATCAAATAACTTTAGTAAAGAACAGCTATGAATTATCTGTTAGCAACAATCCTGACTCACTAATGTTTTTGATACCAGACTAGTTTACCTGCTACATATCAGTACTTTACAAGGGGTAGTGCCAACCTAATTAGTTCTATAACACATTGTCAGGGTACAATACTGGGCTTCTGGGAATGTAACACGAGCTCTAACAGGAAAAGGATACTAGACAGATGTTATGTAAGATAAAGCAGTGAGGTCTGACTTTCACTTTCTGTTACGTCTGGGAAAGCAACACGTGTTTTATGGGAAAAGGGGACCAAACAGGCACCATGTAAGATAAGTAGCAGAGTGTCGTGATTACTGTGACTTTCCGTTTCTCTTACATGCTCTCTTTCACACAGACTCTTTGTATTTTTCTGCAGAGGAGAGCTTGGAGTAAACCACAGGTCTGCCCATCTGATCATTCAAATGAGTTTGAACTGTATTTGAGAAACTGTGTTTACCTTATAGTGACTAAGCTGACAAAGGAATAATATGGACTGTTAAACTTCAAAATTATTGACCAATTTACTGTACTGTAAGTGTTTCCATTTGGATATATAGACACAGGTGCTGCATCCTGACCCCGCCCCGATACAGACATACACCATGCACCCGTCTCCAAAGCTCAAATGAAGcatgcagctgctgcagctcagctttttatttttttccccatcttaTTTTGGTTTTTGAGGTTAACTTTAAACTGCTTGTCAGTCATAAACACTCAGCATTGTGCATATCAAACACTGCAGCTAATGTGATAATGGCATTAGCAAATGAACTTAACATCTTATATGTGCACTTTGAAGAAAACATATAAAAAACATGTAACAGTATTACAGAGAAGTCAACTGCAGAACTGGAGAAGCGGATCACCGATGGAAGATGCTACTGGAAATGTCTCCAGAACCCCTGCAACAACTGTGGTGGCAGTCACTTCCATGACCTCCATGGTATCTCCTACAGTCACACCACCATCCCTCTACTAGGTGCCTCAGAGAGAGAATTTACTTAACACCTTCCATCGCATCTGGCGAGTGTTCCTGACAGTGGTCCTAGTCCTGTAACCGTAACTTCAAGTCACTGGAGTCATTTGCAATACTGGATGATGGAATGCAGTAGACTACTAACTACTCCTAACTAACTCATTAAACACCAGTTTAATAGTGAATGTGAGGTCTTCACCCTCCCTATTATGCGACCAGATATCATCCACCTTAATGGATCCAAGGTCAACTCTGAAATCTTCCCCAAAAGCAGCCATCGAAAGCACTACCAAGTACAAGGAGCATTCACTGCTTCATGTCTGGACTTGGTGGAACAGACATACCCAGTGCAGGCACTTCAGAGATGGTACACCCATCCACAAGGTGTCCCACTGTAGCCATTCACCAGTGTATCCCCACTGGTGTTAACAGGGTCAGATCCCATTCACCCCATCACAGCTATGAATTATCTGTTAGCAACAATCCTGACTCACTAATGTTTATGATACCAGACTAGTTTAGCTGCTACATATCAGTACTTTACAAGGAGTAGTGCCAACCTAATTAGTTCAGTAACACGTTGTCAGGGTACAATACTGGGCTCCTGGGAATGAAACACTAACTCTAACAGGAAAAGGATACTAGACAGATGTTATGTAAGATAAAGCTGTGAAGCCTGACTTTCACTTTCTGTTACGTCTGGGAAAGCAACACGTGTTTTATGGGAAAAGGGGACCAAACAGGCACCATGTAAGATAAGTAGCAGAGTCTTGTGATTACTGTGACTTTAAGTTTTTCTTACATGCTCTTACATTAATTACTGGCGAAGTTCAACACGGTAGTTAAACAACTCAGTTCAGTATAAACTGTATTAGTTTAGT
The sequence above is a segment of the Brienomyrus brachyistius isolate T26 chromosome 12, BBRACH_0.4, whole genome shotgun sequence genome. Coding sequences within it:
- the LOC125704825 gene encoding uncharacterized protein LOC125704825 isoform X1 — its product is MGNQQSLLTEKGYSLLQETENESTGKAALVNKDGNKYIIRTINMTNMDDEIKQRTQREVASLADMDHPHIVRYVESFTDENSSCNIAMDYCEGGDLSEKIKSKKTEGTPFSEDQILDWFVQICLALKHVHDRSIVHRDIKPQCLFLTEEETIKLGDFGVSKILSRKDEYAKTKLGMPIYIAPEVWKDKCFDNKSDIWALGCVLYELCTLEFAFSLQENLLFLFELWNSPTPHLSEKFSAELRHLVDELLHKDPARRPTIDGILKKAFLVDRIPKQLLLMEEVLMVPGPISLEDPGNRDLKNWKVPSDRDEDKRSKDGQMDNHEIPFDRNLSNMMFQLNQDIEAFKNLYDRDAGDIQNLVKKLETTADGLERVHFRTTVGSLTGGVVGAAGGVTSLVGLILAPFTLGASLIVTGVGIGVAVAGGVTSAVSNVTNMVNQSMDRKTIEETISEYRDKMEPILMSVEDIITGIHTVKEHESYTNVANMAQAAFRAGRGLGGIAELVRLTQVINVGKVAAQAARAVRVAEAFTGVLSALFIALDVYFIVKDAKEIHNIRQGSQQQDEIKSATMKLVANIREMVSQFMEKLGELECIRAEFKVLEI